The Acidobacteriota bacterium region CGCGCCGCATCGGCAGCGCGCGTCCGTGGGAAGCAGTGGCGTCATTGTTTTATTCGTATCCCGTCGAGGTGCACGCCGCGCATGTGGTCGAGCAGGCGCTCGAGTTGGCTTCGAGCCTCACGCCGCATCGTCTGCATTACATCCCGCCAACGTTGCCGCTCGATCCCGCCGCCGAGCGCTGGGCCGAGCAGGAGCTCGCCCGCCGCGGTGTGCGCGGCTTCGCGTTGTTGCACCCCGGCGCGGGATGGGGCGCGAAGCGTTGGCCGGCGGCGCGCTACGGCGAGGTCGCGCACGCGCTGGCCGGCCGCGGCGTCACGCCGCTGGTGAATCACGGTCCGGAGGAGCAGGCGCTCGCACACGAGGTCGTTCGCGCGAGTGGCGGCGCGGCCGCTGCCATCGCGTGCTCCATCTCCGAACTGATCGCGCTGATGCGGCGCGCTAAGCTCGCCATCGGCGGCGACACCGGACCACTCCACCTCGCCGCCGCGCTCGAGGTCCCCATCGTCGCGCTGTATGGTCCGACTGATCCACGGCGCACCGGGCCTTTCGGCACGCAAGCCATCGTGCTGCGCAGCGAGATAAGCAAGATCTCCCACAAGCGGTCGGACGTTACCGATCCCGGATTGCTCGCGCTCACCGCCGCTCAGGTCATCGCCGCAGCACAGTCGTTGTTGGAGGCCCCA contains the following coding sequences:
- a CDS encoding glycosyltransferase family 9 protein gives rise to the protein RRIGSARPWEAVASLFYSYPVEVHAAHVVEQALELASSLTPHRLHYIPPTLPLDPAAERWAEQELARRGVRGFALLHPGAGWGAKRWPAARYGEVAHALAGRGVTPLVNHGPEEQALAHEVVRASGGAAAAIACSISELIALMRRAKLAIGGDTGPLHLAAALEVPIVALYGPTDPRRTGPFGTQAIVLRSEISKISHKRSDVTDPGLLALTAAQVIAAAQSLLEAPRGS